A DNA window from Ipomoea triloba cultivar NCNSP0323 chromosome 10, ASM357664v1 contains the following coding sequences:
- the LOC116032319 gene encoding uncharacterized protein LOC116032319, which translates to MVMVPTTPTDGEDHGNSYCYSGESSPSSDAVTNWQIAHGSLESAVTFESSDSPIDPDSIPKSPVIVKPPSLDSGPCEIKICFAQRHEIQQVYVRSTARVYEIYYASSLHGENQYLCTVRCSVAEREGEILLAGIEDASKQHVKVIRVKNGSNSEEDWVDVEVPDLPVVENGINCLVKQAAKEGGRSVQELYEATAQISDAEPCASLTIRLLSLQSKDCLYIDEVYIFGDPFVSTDSENHSTPVESSAQSSLMAMLVPTLLQLSKSGASRTNDKYASDRQGKDDDAGPTARGHDMTDDMNGIHCEQRSTVDEQHVSLHADDQLTSEPVQSLLPTLDLNKKEQVVGNGLKPQSPKQLTADEKNNMPDIERVLVQLVDRVNRIEDICLRFEESMLKPINSMEVRLQRVEEQVEILAKNSQYTGIPSCNRISAPSFSCTDSNFGSFYNDGNDHPPNLASELKMDFPDDKLASQIDNSSISASSPRMHPSCVIAAPEFSCGEEEEDSHVLEPSKNSPEVKRNLASSIDNALAAALSGFLSTSVTSPAECTQNFEVTASEHSGEIHEKDGDPLECSPSGPVLRDDCIRDEKNEGMLSKYRRILTVTAPEFTLEDLDDVHSSPNRNDYSPPPSTQNKSIPNSVSISSDITIELDAGQKLSDKHTEASEVVDFKDESCTCESNEANDLANPIDHAIIKETTSKYPPSILFPENNCTKRPLRDETETKPESLGSAGEAAEDDASEQSSTDILGGCRYSVPSLDFEIPILEVNFGLQDDSGTKLPLEVLLGDTAGICATAEETNITVVDDDVERDPLTITDILVDYTCANVDDAPSHPYADPAAFISLL; encoded by the exons ATGGTGATGGTTCCGACTACTCCGACCGACGGCGAAGATCACGGCAATAGCTACTGTTACAGTGGCGAAAGTTCGCCGAGCTCCGATGCGGTGACAAACTGGCAAATTGCTCACGGCTCTCTGGAAAGCGCCGTCACATTTGAGTCCTCTGATTCGCCAATTGACCCTGATTCTATTCCGAAATCGCCTGTTATCGTTAAGCCCCCCTCACTTGATTCTGGTCCTTGTGAAATCAAAA TATGCTTTGCTCAAAGGCATGAAATCCAGCAGGTTTATGTTCGGAGCACTGCACGTGTGTATGAGATATACTATGCGTCTTCGCTACATGGTGAGAATCAGTATCTTTGTACAGTTCGCTGCAGTGTGGCTGAAAGAGAAGGTGAAATTCTCCTGGCTGGGATTGAAGATGCTTCCAAGCAACATGTGAAGGTAATTAGAGTAAAAAATGGTTCCAACAGTGAAGAGGATTGGGTAGATGTCGAAGTTCCTGATTTACCTGTTGTTGAGAATGGAATCAATTGTTTGGTAAAGCAGGCTGCTAAGGAAGGTGGCAGAAGTGTCCAG GAGCTTTATGAGGCTACAGCCCAAATTAGTGATGCTGAACCTTGTGCTTCACTTACAATCCGTTTGCTATCTCTTCAAAGCAAAGACTGTTTATATATAGATGAGGTTTACATCTTTGGTGATCCATTTGTGTCTACTGATTCAGAAAATCACTCTACTCCAGTGGAAAGCTCAGCCCAAAGTTCCCTAATGGCAATGCTTGTTCCTACTCTTCTGCAATTATCTAAATCAGGTGCCAGCCGAACAAATGACAAATATGCTTCTGATAGACAGGGAAAGGATGATGATGCGGGCCCTACAGCAAGGGGACATGATATGACTGATGATATGAATGGAATTCACTGTGAGCAGAGATCGACAGTTGATGAGCAACATGTGAGTTTGCATGCTGATGATCAGCTTACATCTGAAcctgttcaatctttgcttcccACCCTGGACCTTAATAAAAAGGAACAAGTGGTAGGCAATGGGCTAAAACCTCAATCTCCAAAACAATTGACTGCTGATGAGAAAAATAATATGCCAGATATAGAGAGAGTTCTAGTACAACTTGTTGACCGAGTGAACAGGATTGAAGATATCTGTTTACGGTTTGAAGAAAGCATGCTTAAGCCAATAAACAGCATGGAAGTGAGGCTCCAGAGAGTGGAGGAGCAAGTAGAAATTCTTGCTAAGAACTCTCAATATACTGGAATCCCTTCATGCAATAGAATTTCGGCTCCTTCTTTTTCATGCACTGATTCTAATTTTGGCTCTTTCTACAATGATGGAAATGATCATCCTCCTAATTTGGCATCAGAGTTAAAAATGGATTTTCCTGATGATAAATTGGCCAGCCAAATTGATAATTCATCAATTTCCGCAAGTTCTCCGCGTATGCATCCAAGTTGTGTGATTGCCGCCCCTGAGTTCTCATGtggagaggaagaggaagacaGCCATGTGTTGGAACCTTCAAAGAATTCTCCTGAAGTAAAGAGAAATCTAGCTTCCTCGATTGATAATGCTTTAGCTGCAGCACTTTCTGGATTCTTATCGACATCTGTTACTTCTCCTGCAGAATGTACTCAAAATTTTGAAGTTACTGCTTCTGAACATAGCGGTGAGATACATGAGAAGGATGGTGATCCCTTGGAATGTTCTCCGAGTGGGCCAGTTCTGAGAGATGATTGCATTAGAGATGAAAAGAATGAGGGCATGCTTTCAAAATATAGGCGGATTCTTACAGTTACAGCTCCTGAGTTCACTTTGGAGGATTTAGACGATGTGCATTCTTCACCGAACAGAAATGATTATTCACCTCCACCAAGCACTCAAAATAAGAGCATACCGAATTCTGTTTCAATTTCCAGTGACATCACAATTGAACTAGATGCAGGGCAAAAGTTAAGCGACAAGCACACCGAAGCATCTGAAGTGGTTGATTTCAAAGACGAGAGCTGCACATGTGAAAGTAATGAAGCCAATGACTTGGCGAATCCCATTGATCATGCCATCATCAAGGAAACAACTTCAAAATATCCTCCGAGTATCTTGTTCCCAGAAAATAACTGTACAAAACGCCCCTTAAGAGACGAGACAGAGACTAAACCCGAGTCTCTGGGAAGTGCTGGTGAAGCTGCTGAAGATGATGCCTCAGAGCAGTCTAGCACAGACATTTTGGGAGGATGCCGCTATTCAGTGCCTTCTCTGGATTTCGAGATTCCTATTTTGGAGGTGAACTTTGGATTACAAGACGACTCAGGTACTAAGTTGCCTCTGGAAGTCCTCCTAGGCGACACTGCAGGAATCTGTGCCACAGCCGAGGAAACTAATATTACTGTCGTGGATGACGATGTGGAAAGGGATCCTTTGACAATAACCGATATCTTGGTGGATTATACGTGTGCCAATGTTGACGATGCACCAAGCCATCCCTATGCTGATCCAGCAGCGTTCATTTCTCTCCTCTAA
- the LOC116032320 gene encoding protein REVERSION-TO-ETHYLENE SENSITIVITY1-like isoform X1, producing the protein MLIHTPSTSSLFTGRLAAMDLSSTTLGMGRKSLAQRIRHVLWPLDEIDPKNSKFPCCLVWCPLPVVSWLTPFFGHVGICREDGVVLDFSGSYLINVDDFAFGAVARYYQLDRTKCCFPPHLAGHTCNCRYQHADYGPAITWDDALYSSQCHFEHHTYNIFTCSCYSFVANCLNRLCYGGSMEWNMVSVAALVLIKGHWVDGFSVLRSFLPCITVLCLGLAMTGWHFLIALLSFSFLVFGWFLFGTYCAKNLLKW; encoded by the exons ATGCTTATTCACACTCCTTCCACTTCATCACTCTTTACAG GAAGGCTTGCTGCGATGGACTTATCCTCTACTACTCTCGGGATGGGGAGAAAGAGTTTGGCACAGAGGATTCGGCATGTGCTGTGGCCACTTGATGAAATAGATCCTAAGAATTCGAAGTTCCCTTGTTGCTTGGTTTGGTGTCCTCTCCCGGTGGTGTCTTGGCTGACGCCTTTCTTTGGGCATGTCGGCATTTGTAGGGAAGATGGTGTGGTCTTAGATTTTTCGGGTTCCTACCTCATCAATGTCGATGATTTTGCATTTGGAGCTGTAGCCAGATACTATCAGCTTGATAGAACAAAG TGCTGCTTTCCCCCACACCTCGCGGGGCACACCTGCAACTGCAGATACCAGCACGCAGACTATGGACCAGCAATCACTTGGGACGACGCCCTCTACTCGAGCCAATGCCACTTCGAGCACCACACATATAACATCTTCACCTGCAGCTGCTACTCTTTCGTGGCTAATTGCCTGAACCGGCTGTGCTATGGCGGGTCAATGGAGTGGAACATGGTTAGCGTGGCGGCTCTGGTGCTGATCAAAGGCCACTGGGTCGATGGCTTCTCGGTTCTAAGATCATTTCTCCCCTGCATCACAGTGCTCTGCTTGGGACTAGCCATGACTGGATGGCATTTCTTGATTGCCTTGTTGTCCTTCTCTTTCCTTGTTTTTGGATGGTTTTTGTTTGGTACATACTGTGCCAAGAATCTGCTCAAGTGGTAG
- the LOC116032320 gene encoding protein REVERSION-TO-ETHYLENE SENSITIVITY1-like isoform X2 — protein sequence MDLSSTTLGMGRKSLAQRIRHVLWPLDEIDPKNSKFPCCLVWCPLPVVSWLTPFFGHVGICREDGVVLDFSGSYLINVDDFAFGAVARYYQLDRTKCCFPPHLAGHTCNCRYQHADYGPAITWDDALYSSQCHFEHHTYNIFTCSCYSFVANCLNRLCYGGSMEWNMVSVAALVLIKGHWVDGFSVLRSFLPCITVLCLGLAMTGWHFLIALLSFSFLVFGWFLFGTYCAKNLLKW from the exons ATGGACTTATCCTCTACTACTCTCGGGATGGGGAGAAAGAGTTTGGCACAGAGGATTCGGCATGTGCTGTGGCCACTTGATGAAATAGATCCTAAGAATTCGAAGTTCCCTTGTTGCTTGGTTTGGTGTCCTCTCCCGGTGGTGTCTTGGCTGACGCCTTTCTTTGGGCATGTCGGCATTTGTAGGGAAGATGGTGTGGTCTTAGATTTTTCGGGTTCCTACCTCATCAATGTCGATGATTTTGCATTTGGAGCTGTAGCCAGATACTATCAGCTTGATAGAACAAAG TGCTGCTTTCCCCCACACCTCGCGGGGCACACCTGCAACTGCAGATACCAGCACGCAGACTATGGACCAGCAATCACTTGGGACGACGCCCTCTACTCGAGCCAATGCCACTTCGAGCACCACACATATAACATCTTCACCTGCAGCTGCTACTCTTTCGTGGCTAATTGCCTGAACCGGCTGTGCTATGGCGGGTCAATGGAGTGGAACATGGTTAGCGTGGCGGCTCTGGTGCTGATCAAAGGCCACTGGGTCGATGGCTTCTCGGTTCTAAGATCATTTCTCCCCTGCATCACAGTGCTCTGCTTGGGACTAGCCATGACTGGATGGCATTTCTTGATTGCCTTGTTGTCCTTCTCTTTCCTTGTTTTTGGATGGTTTTTGTTTGGTACATACTGTGCCAAGAATCTGCTCAAGTGGTAG